From the Halobacterium zhouii genome, the window CCGCGTGTTCTACGGCACCGGCGCCGGCTTCACCGCCGGCCCGAACACGTTCATCGGGCAGGTCATCGCGAAGGCCGGCGGCCACAACATCGCCGCCGAGGCCAACGCCAGCCGCCCGTACTTCAAGATGTCCGCTGAGTTCATCGCCGAACAGGACCCCGAGTATGTCGTCGTAGGCGTTCCCCCGAGTCAGCTCGGCAACGAATCGCGCTCGTACATTCCACAGGACTCCGTCGTTCGTAACACGACCGCGTGGGAGGAAGGCAACATCGTCGTCGTGAACCGAAACTACCTCAGTCAGCCCGCACCCCGCATCGTCCAGCCGATGACTGAGCTGGCGAGTGCCTTCCACCCGGAGGCGTACGCAGCGGCGAACACCACGTCGACCACGGAACCGACGACCACTCCGCCAGCGGCCACGACCGACGCGGCGAGTGATGGCGGAACCAACACTGGAACCCCCGGCTTCGGCATCGCCACCGCGCTCGTCGCCGTGCTCGGCGCTGCGCTGGTCGCGCGCCGATAGCCTCCGACACCGTTTAACCGCCGGGGTGGATACCCCCGCACATGGTCGAGAACGTCATCTGGCCCGCCTACTTCGACGCGACCCGCTCGCGTCGCGAGGGCCGCCGCATCCCGCTCTCGCTCGCGGTCGAGGAGCCGACGGTCGACGAGATTGCGACCGCAGTCCAGCAGGTCGGCTACGACGCCGTCGTCGAACGAGACGTTGCGTACCCCCGGCAGAACTGGGAGGCGTCCGGACGCGTGCTCGTGAAGGACGCAGACGACGCCGGAAAATCAGACCTTCTGCAGGCCATCGCCGCGTACGTGACGGCGCTCCGAGATTGATGCACCGGGCCGGCGACGTGGTCCGCGTCACGCAGGGCGTCGCAGTGCTGCGCTGTGAGGGCGAAGATCACCCGGACATCGGCGCAAGCGTCGTCGACCAGAACCTCGACGACGTCGGCCGCGTCGTCGACGTGTTCGGCCCCGTCGAACGGCCCTACCTCTCGGTGACGCCAGACGACGGCGTCCACCTCCCTAGTCTCGTCGGGCAGACGCTGTACGTCCGGTGAGGGTGATTACCCGCCGCTGGTCGTCGTTTCGGTGACTCCCGCGCCCGACTCGCCCTCGGCGGTCGCCCAGATGTCGAAGGAGACGTTCTGGTTCAGGATCGTGCTGGGGTCCGTCTCCTCGAACAGGACGTCCCCCTGCCACGTCTCGTTCTGAGCGAGGTCGCCGATCGACTCCACCTCGGCCAGGGCCGTCGTCCACTCGTCGAGAACGTCGCCGTCCGGACCCATCATCCGGACGTGAACGGTCACGTTGGTCAACGGCGCGCCGCTCTTGTTCTTGACCGTGAACCGAACGCCGAAGCTCTCCGAGGTTCGGAACAGCGACGACTGCGTGATCTCGACCTCCTGACCCATCCGCTCTTCGTTGATGCTCAGGTCGGTGTTGAACCACCCCGGACTCTCGTCGTTCACCGGTTCGTCCCCCGTATCTCCCTCGGGCGGGTTGGAATTTTCGCCTGTTCCAGCACACCCGGCGAGCGTGAGACCTGCGGTCACCGCTCCGGCCGTTTTGATGAATTTTCGTCGGTCCATGCTCCACCGCACGTAGCGCCCGGAACGTGATGAACCCCAAATACGTTATTATCTGGTGTAGCCGAGCCAAGGTTTTATCAAATCCCCGAACCCGACGGTGTTCGGGTTCGCTTGCACTCACTGACGGTGTCCTGCCAACGGAACTATGCGGTTCTACG encodes:
- the srp19 gene encoding signal recognition particle subunit SRP19, which translates into the protein MVENVIWPAYFDATRSRREGRRIPLSLAVEEPTVDEIATAVQQVGYDAVVERDVAYPRQNWEASGRVLVKDADDAGKSDLLQAIAAYVTALRD
- a CDS encoding twin-arginine translocation signal domain-containing protein, whose product is MDRRKFIKTAGAVTAGLTLAGCAGTGENSNPPEGDTGDEPVNDESPGWFNTDLSINEERMGQEVEITQSSLFRTSESFGVRFTVKNKSGAPLTNVTVHVRMMGPDGDVLDEWTTALAEVESIGDLAQNETWQGDVLFEETDPSTILNQNVSFDIWATAEGESGAGVTETTTSGG
- a CDS encoding H/ACA ribonucleoprotein complex subunit GAR1, which codes for MHRAGDVVRVTQGVAVLRCEGEDHPDIGASVVDQNLDDVGRVVDVFGPVERPYLSVTPDDGVHLPSLVGQTLYVR